GCGGTCTGGATCAATCCCTCGGCCTGCGCCCAGTCGGCGACATTGGCGCCGCTGGTCACCGCCTCGCCCCCGGCGGCGATGATCTCGTCGACGACGCCCTGCGCGGCGCTACCACCGCCGGCCGGTGAGCCGTCCAGGCCGACACCGATGTCGTTGACCACGACCCGTGCACCCTCCGCGGCGAAGGCCAGCGCATGCGCCCGGCCGATGCCGCCGCCTGCGCCCGTCACGATGACTACCCGGCCGTCGAGCAAACCCATGGGAATATCTCCTCTTACTTTTTGATGTCAGCTGTGGTGGTCGACAGATAGTGCGGCGGCTCGCCGCCGCCGTGCACCGCCAGCGCGGCGCCACTGATGTAGGACGCCGCCGGCGACGCCAGAAAAGCTGCAGCCCAACCGATATCGGCCGGTTTCGCCAGGCGCCGCAGTGGCACATTGGCCGATATTGCGGCGATCGACTCGGCATCACCGTAGAACAGGTCGGCCTGTTCGGTCTCGACCATGCCCACGACGACCGAGTTCACCCGAACCTTGGGCGCCCACTCGACCGCCAGCGTGGTGGTGAGGTTGTCGATACCGGCCTTGGCGGCACCGTAGGCCGCGGTTCCCGGGGTGGGGCGGTGTCCGCTGACGCTGGAGATGTTGACGATGGTTCCGCCGGTCTCCTGTCTCTGCATGACGGTATTGGCATGCGTGGAGACCGATAGCGCGCCGATCAGATTGAGTTCGATGATCTTGGTGCTGAACTTGGCCGAGGCATCGGCGGCAGGCACGTAGGGCGATCCGCCCGCGTTGTTCACCACCACATCGAGTCGGCCGTGCGTTGTCACGATCGCGTCGATGAGGGCCTGCACGGCCGTGTCGTCACGGATATCGCAGGAGTGGAACTCATAGGGCGAACCCTCCACGGGCCGGCGCGCGCAGGTGATGACGGTGGCGCCCTGACCGGCGAAGACCTCACTGATGCCCGCGCCGACCCCGCGGACCCCGCCGGTCACCAAGACCACCCGGCCACCCAGTTGCAGATCGATTCCAGCCGCGTCAGTCACTGTGCTAGCGTACCAAGCAAGTGCTTGCTTAGGTAGCGACCCCACGAGGAAGTGACTGATGATCACCACCACGACAGTCGAACCGGGCATCGTCTCGGTGACCGTGAATTACCCACCCGTGAACGCCATCCCCTCGCAGGGCTGGTTCGAGCTCGGCGATGCCATCACCGCCGCCGGCCGCGACCGCAGCACCCACGTGGTGATCCTGCGGGCCGAGGGTCGCGGGTTCAACGCCGGTGTCGACATCAAGGAGATGCAGAACACCGACGGATTCACCGCGCTCATCGACGCCAACCGCGGGTGCTATCACGCCTTCAAGGCGGTGTACGAATGCGAGGTACCCGTGGTGGCCGCCGTCAACGGCTTCTGCGTCGGTGGCGGTATCGGCCTGGTCGGCAATGCCGATGTCATCGTCGCCTCCGATGATGCGAAATTCGGTCTGCCCGAGGTGGAACGCGGCGCGCTCGGCGCGGCGACCCACCTGTCCCGGCTCGTTCCCCAGCATCTGATGCGCCGGCTGTTCTTCACCGCCGCCACGGTTCCCGCCGAGACCCTGCACCACTTCGGCTCGGTGCACGAGGTGGTGCCACGCGATGATCTCGACGAGGCCGCCTTGCGCGTCGCCCGCGATATCGCCGCCAAGGACACCCGGGTGATCCGTGCCGCCAAGGAAGCGCTGAACTTCATCGACGTGCAGCCCGTGAATGCGCGATACCGCATGGAGCAGGGCTTCACGTTCGAGCTCAACCTCGCAGGCGTATCCGATGAGCACCGCGACGCGTTCGCCGGAACCGATAAGGGATCTAAATAGCTATGACAGACAAGAGGACAACACTCGACGAGGCCGTTGCGTCCGTCGAGAGCGGCATGACCATCGGTATCGGCGGGTGGGGTTCGCGACGCAAACCGATGGCGTTCATCCGCGCACTGCTGCGCACCGACGTCAAGGACCTGACCGTGGTGACCTACGGCGGACCCGATCTGGGGCTGCTGTGCTCGGCCGACAAGGTCAAGCGCGTCTACTACGGATTCGTGTCGCTGGATTCCCCGCCGTTCTACGATCCGTGGTTCGCCAAGGCCCGCACCAGTGGTGCCGTCGAGGCGCGCGAGATGGACGAGGGCATGCTGCGCTGCGGTCTACAGGCCGCGGCCCAGCGGCTGCCGTTCCTGCCGATCCGCGCCGGGCTCGGCAGCGATGTCCGTACCTTCTGGGGTGACGAGCTCAAGACCGTGAAATCGCCCTATGACGATCAGGAATTGATCGCCATGCCTGCGCTGAACCTGGATGCCGCATTCGTGCACATGAACATCGGGGATGCGCGCGGCAACGCCGCCTATACCGGGATCGACCCCTATTTCGACGATCTGTTCCTCATGTCGGCCACCCGGCGGTTCCTCTCCGTCGAGAAGGTGGTGTCCACCGAGGAACTGGTGAAATCGACGGTCCCGCAACAACAGCTGATCAACCGGATGATGGTCGACGTCGTGGTGGAAGCGCCCAACGGCGCGCACTTCACCACCAACGAGCCCGATTACCGCCGCGACGAGAAGTTCCAGCGGCACTACGCCGAAGCCGCCGGCTCCGACGAGACCTGGGCCGAGTTCGTGCAGACCTACCTATCCGGCAGCGAGGCCGATTACCAAGCAGCGGTGCGTAAGTTCGCCGATGAGCGCTCGCGCGAAGAGCGTGTGAAGGAGGATCAGGCGTGATGTCCGTGACCCGTGCCGAGGTGTGCGCCGTCGCGTGCGCCGAACTGTTCCGCGATGCCGGCGAGATCATGGTCTCGCCCATGACGACCCTCGTCCAGATCGGTGCGCGCCTGGCGCGGCTGACCTTCGCCCCCGAAATCGTGCTGACCGACGGTGAGGCGCGCATGATCGCCGACACCCCGGCCATCGGCGCGCCGGCCGCCATCGAGGGCTGGATGCCGTTCAACCGCGTCTTCGAGACCCTGGCCTGGGGCCGGCGCCACGTGGTGATGGGCGCCAACCAGATCGACCGGTACGGCAACCAGAACCTGTCCGCATTCGGGCCGATCCAGCACCCGACCCGCCAGATGTTCGGTGTGCGCGGCGCCCCCGGCAACTCCATCAACCACGCCACCAGCTACTTCGTCGGCAACCACTCCGCGCGTGTCTTCACCGAGTCGGTGGACATCGTGTCCGGGATCGGCTGGGACAAGATCGATCCCGCCAATCCGGCCTTCCGGTTCGCCAACATCCATCGGGTGGTGAGCAATCTGGGCGTGTTCGACTTCAACGGCCCCGACCGCCAGATGCGTGCAGTGTCCCTGCACCCCGGTGTCGACGCCGACCAGGTCGCCGAGAACACCTCCTTCGAGGTACACGGACTGGCCGAGGCCGAGACCACCCGGCTGCCGAACGCCGAGGAGCAGCGCCTGCTGCGCGAGGTCATCGATCCGAAGTCGCTGCGCGACAAAGAGGTCCGGGTGTAGCGATGGCAACACTGAGCACCGCACTGACCGAACTGGTCGGCATCGAGCACCCGGTCGTCCAGACCGGCATGGGCTGGGTGGCCGGCGCGCGACTGGTCGCCGCCACCTCCAACGCGGGCGGCCTGGGCATCCTCGCCTCGGCAACCATGACACTGGCCGAACTGCAGACCGCCGTCACCAAGGTCAAGGCCACGACCGACAAACCGTTCGGGATCAACATCCGCGCCGACGCCGGGGACGCGAACGACCGCGTCGACCTCCTGATCCGCGAAGGGGTCAAAGTCGCCTCCTTCGCGCTGGCTCCCAAACCCGACCTGATCGCCCGGCTCAAGGACGCCGGCGTGGTGGTCATCCCGTCGGTCGGGTTGGCCAAGCACGCCAAGAAGGTGGCCGGCTGGGGTGCGGACGCGGTGATCGTGCAGGGCGGTGAGGGCGGCGGCCACACCGGCCCGATCGCGACGACCCTGCTGCTGCCCTCGGTGCTCGACGCCGTCGCCGACACCGGGATGCCGGTCATCGCCGCAGGCGGATTCTTCGACGGGCGCGGGCTGGCCGCGGCCCTGTCCTACGGTGCGGCGGGCGTGGCGATGGGGACCCGCTTCCTGCTGACCTCCGACTCGACGGTGCCCGAGGCGGTCAAGCAGCGCTATCTGCAGGCGGCGCTGGACGGCACCGTGGTCTCCACCCGTGTCGACGGTATGCCGCACCGCGTGTTGCGCACCGGCCTGGTGGACAAGCTCGAAAACGGCTCGCCCGTGCGGGGTCTGGCCGCCGCGGTGGGCAACGCGCAGAAGTTCAAGAAGATGTCGCAGATGTCGTGGCGCTCCATGATCACCGACGGCCTGGCAATGCGCCACGGCAAGGATCTCACCTGGTCACAGGTCATCATGGCCGCCAACACCCCGATGCTGCTCAAGGCCGGCCTGGTCGAGGGCAACACCGAGGCCGGTGTGCTGGCCTCCGGACAGGTCACCGGCATCCTCGACGATCTACCTAGCTGCGCCGAACTCGTCCCGCGGATCGTCGATGAGGCCGTCGCACGGCTGACCGCGGCCGCCGCCTTCATCCGACCCTGAGGTGTAATTCCCCGATTTGCCGGACCCACGTCCCGACCAGCTCGTAGCGTGGGGCGATGAAGATGGACGCGGCGGTTCTCTCGGAGATCAACGGAGACTGGAGTATCGAGCAGGTCGACCTCGACCCACCCCAGGAGGGCGAGGTGTTGGTCTCCTTCGAGGCGACCGGGTTGTGCCACTCCGATCACCATCCGCGCACCGGTGACTTTCCCGTCCCCTTCCCGGTGATCGGCGGCCACGAGGGCGCAGGCATAGTCCAGGAGGTCGGCCCCGGCGTCCGCGACCTCAAGCCCGGTGACCACGTGGTCGCCTCCTTCCTACCTGCCTGTGGCAAGTGCCGGTGGTGTGCCAGCGGGCAGCAGAATCTCTGCGACCTCGGCGCCATGCTGCTTGCCGGAACACAGCTCGACGGCACATTCCGCAGGCATATCGGCGATCAGGGGATCTATGTGGCCCTGCTGTTGGGAACCTTCGCCCAGTACGGCGTCGTCTCGGACGCCTCACTGGTCAAGATCGACGACGACCTGCCGCTGAACCGGGCCTGCCTGCTGGGTTGCGGTATCACCACCGGCTGGGGATCGGCAGTGAACACCGCCGAGGTCGCCCCCGGCGACACCGTCGTGGTGATCGGTGTCGGCGGCGTGGGTGCCGGAGCCATCCAGGGCGCCAGGATCGCCGGGGCGGCCCACATCATCGCCGTCGATCTGGTGGCCGAGAAGAGCGCCAAGGCAACCGAACTGGGCGCCACACACTTCGTCACCTCCTTCGAGGAGGCCACCGCGCTGGCCGCCGAGCTCACCAAGGGTGTGATGGCCGACTCGGCCATCCTGACCGTCGGCCTCGTCGAGGGACAGATGATCGGCTCCGCACTGGACATGGTGCGCAAGGGTGGGGCGGTGGTGCTCACCGGCATCGCATCGATGACCGACGTCACCCCGACACTACCGATGGCGATGTTCACCCTTTTCCAGAAACGACTCCTGGGCAGCCTGTACGGCGAGGCCAACCCCCGAGCCGACATCCCGAAACTGCTCAGCCTCTACCGGGACGGGCAGCTGCTGCTGGACGAGTCGGTGACCACCGAATACAAGCTCGGCGACATCAACGTCGCGTTCGACGACATGCTGGCGGGCCACAACATCCGCGGCGTCATCCTGCACGACCACTGACCGGGCGGATCGGGCCCATCAGCAACGTGGGCGAAACGCGCTCGACACGAAAACTAAGCACGGCTGCCGGATTCTGATCGGCATGTCGGCACCCACCAAGAGCCAGCGCAAGCGCGTGCACCCCGTCGACGAGGTGCTGCCCCTGCCCAAACTCGCCACCTACGGCTTCCAGCACGTGGTGGCGTTCTACGCGGGTGCGGTGTTGGTGCCGATCCTGATCGCCAATGCGCTCGGGCTGTCGCGCGAAGAGCTGGTCATGCTGATCACCGCCGACCTGTTCACCTGCGGTATCGCATCGATCATCCAGGCCGTCGGATTCAAGAATGTCGGCGTGCGACTGCCGCTGCTGCAGGGTGTCACCTTCGCCGGTGTCGCACCCATCATCGCGATCGGCCTGGCACACGGCGGCGGCACCGCGAGCCTGCTCTACGTCTACGGCGCCGTCATCGTCGCCGGTGTCTTCACCTTCCTCATCGCGCCGGTGTTCGTCCGGCTGCTCACCTTCTTCCCGCCGGTGGTCACCGGCACCCTGATCACCATCATCGGTCTGTGCCTGGTGCCCATCGGAGCACTGGACGCGGTGACCAATCCGGCCACCCACGAACCCGACCCCGGCAACCTGCGGTGGGTGCTCTACGCCCTGGGCACCATCGCGGTCATCGTCACCATCCAGCGGCTGTTCCGCGGATTCATGTCGACCATCGCCGTCCTGCTCGGGCTGGTGGCAGGCTGTGCGGTCGCCTATGCGCTCGGCGACATGAACTTCGATCGGGTCGGCGAAGCCGCCATGTTCGGGTTCACCCCGCCGTTTGCCTTCGGAATGCCCAAATTCGACATCATCGCGATCATCACCATGATCATCGTGATGATGATCATCGCCGTCGAGTCCACCGGCAGCACGATCGCGACCGGAGAGATCGTCGGCAAGCGGGTCCGCCCATCCGATATCGGCAACGTGTTGCGCGCCGATGGTGTCGCCACCACCATCGGCGGCATCTTCAATTCCTTTCCCTACACCGCGTTCTCCGAGAATGTCGGGCTGGTCCGACTCACCGGCGTCAAGAGCAGGTGGGTGGTCGCGGCGGCCGGCGCCATCATGATCCTGCTCGGCTTCCTGCCCAAGGTCGCCGCCATCGTCGCGTCGATCCCGAACCCCGTGCTCGGTGGTGCGGCACTGACGTTGTTCGCCACCGTCGCCGTCGTCGGCATCCAGACCCTCGGCAAGGTCGATTTCACCGACCATCGCAACGTCATCATCGTCACCACCAGCCTGGCGTTGGCACTGTTGGTCACCTCCTACCCGGCGATCTCCTCGACACTGCCCGCCGGGCTGGACATCCTGTTCGGCAGCGGCATCAGCACCGGCGCCATCACCGCGATCGCGCTGAACATCGTGTTCTTCCACCTGGGCAAGAAGGGCCCGCGGGTGGCGGGATCCGGGTCGATCACCCTCGACGAGGTGAACACGATGACCCGCGAGCGGTTCACCGAGGTGTTCGGGCACGTGGTGCAGGGCGTCGGGTGGGCCGCCGACCGAGCCTTCGATCAGCGGCCGTTCGCCGATACCGCAGCCCTGCGGGAGGCCTTCCAGGATGCGGTGCTGACCGGCAACACCGAACAACAGCAGGAAATGCTCGACTCGTTTCCCGATCTGGGCGCCGAGGACGAGACCGGGCAGGTCCTCGCCGTCGACCATGTCGCGTTGAGCAATCTGGACTCCGACGACCACCAGGATGTGGTGAGCCTGGCCGCGGCCTACCGCGAGCACTTCGGCTTCCCGCTGATCATCTGCGCCAGGGAGACCGAGCGTTTCGACCGGGTGCTGCGCAACGGTTGGGCACGGATGGACAACTCGGTCTCGACCGAGCGAGCCTACGCGCTGATCGAGGTGGCCAAGATCGTCAATTATCGATTCACCGATCTGGTCGCCGATGCCAATCCCATTGCCGCGGCGCGGTTCGGCAGGCTCAACGACCTCCCGTGAAGGCAATCGGACTGGCCAACTTCAACTCCCTGTCCGAGCGTGGGCAGATGCATCTGCTGTTCGAGGTGTGCTCCTCGACCATCTGGGCTCGGCGGGTGCTGGCGGCCGCGCCGTTCCGGGACGCCGACGCCCTCTACGACAGGGCGGATCGCATCCTCGCCGAGCTTCCCGATGCCGAGATCGACGCCGCGCTCGACGGGCACCCCCGCATCGGGGCCCGGGCAGACAATCCGTCGTCGGCCCGCGAACAGGCTCGGGTGGCCGACGCCGACGATTCGGTGAAAGCGGCGCTCGCCCAGAAGAACCGGGAGTACGAGCAGCGGTTCGGCTATGTGTATCTGGTGTGCGCCAGTGGCCGTTCGGCAGAGGAACTTCTGGACATCCTCACCGACCGCCTGGCCAACGACCCCGTAACCGAGCGTCGGGTGATGCGCAACGAGCTCGCCAAGATCAACCGGCTACGGCTGGAACGACTGCTGAGTGAGCCGACATGATGGGTCACATGACGTTGTCGACACATGTCCTGGATGCCACCACCGGAACGCCCGCAGCCGGGGTGGCGGTCACCCTGACCGCTGCCGGCACCGTGGTGGCCGACGGCATCACCGATTCCGACGGACGCATCCCGGAGTTCGGCGGAGAACTCGCCGCAGGGGTGTACCGGCTGCATTTCGACACCGCCGCCTACTTCGCCGCCGAAGGACTCGTGGGCTTCTACCCGGAGGTGGTGATCGCCTTCGAGATCACCGAACTCTCCGGGCATTATCACGTGCCGCTGCTGTTGTCCCCGTACGCCTACTCCACCTACCGCGGGAGCTGATCAATTGAAGGTCGCCATCATCGGCGCAGGCATGGGCGGATTGAGCGCGGCCATCGCACTGCGCCAGATCGGTATCGAGACCGCCGTCTACGAGCGCGTCACCGAGAACAAGCCGGTGGGTGCGGCGATCTCGGTGTGGTCCAACGGGGTGAAATGCCTGAACTATCTGGGCCTGCGCGAGGAGACCGAACAGCTCGGCGGGCTGGTCGAGACGATGAGTTACGTCGATGGGCACACTGGTGCGACGATGTGCCGATTCTCGATGCAACCCCTGATCGATGAGGTCGGTCAACGCCCTTACCCCATCGCCAGGGCCGAACTCCAACTGATGTTGATGCAGGCGTACGGGATGGATGACATCAGGTTCGGTATGACCATGGTCGAGGTCGGCGACAGTCCCGACGCCGCGACGGCCACCTTCGCCGACGGCACGACGATCCACGCCGATGCGATCATCGGCGCGGACGGCGCCGGCTCGATCACCCGCGAATACGTGTTGGGCACCCCGGTGACGCGGCGCTACGCCGGCTACGTGAACTACAACGGCTTGGTCGCCACCGATGAGGCGATCGGTCCGGCCACCGAATGGACCACCTATGTCGGTGACGGCAAGCGGGTTTCGGTGATGCCCGTATCCGACGGGCGCTTCTACTTCTTCTTCGATGTCGTCGAGGAGCAGGGTCTGCCCTACCGCCGGGGCAGCGCCCGCGAGGTGCTGCGCGGGCACTTCGCCGATTGGGCTCCCGGGGTGCAGACCCTGATCGACGCGCTGGATCCGCAGGCCACCAACCGGGTCGAGATCCTGGATCTGGACCCCTTCGACACCTGGGTGAAGGGGCGCGTGGCGGTGCTGGGCGATGCGGCGCACAACACCACACCCGATATCGGACAAGGTGGGTGTTCGGCCATGGAAGACGCCATCGCACTGCAATGGGCATTCAAGGACCATCCCGACGATGTGCATGCGGCATTGATCGCGTATCAGGAGGCCCGTACCGAACGAGCGGGCGAGCTCGTCCTGCGGGCCCGCAAACGTTGTGATGTCACCCATGCCAAGGATCCCGAGTTGACTGCGCAATGGTACGAGGAGCTGCGAAACGAGGACGGCACCAACATCCTCCGCGGTATCGCGGGCAATATTCTCGGTGGGCCACTCACCCCGGCCACCAACTAATCGGCAGTCAGCAAGCGACCGCGCACGTACACCTGACCGACGGCCTCCTCGCGCATACTCATCAGCAGCGTGAACAGCAGCCGGTCGGTGTCCTCGGAGTCGATGCGCGCCAATACCTCCGGCAACATCACCTGCCGATCGGGGGCGATCACCACGAAGTCTGCTTCCTTGCCTGCGTCGAGGTTGCCGACCCGGTCCTGCATGTCCAGCGCCCGCGCCCCCGCCACCGTCGCCGTGTACAGCAGCTCGGCAGGCGTTATCGACAGCCCTTGTCCGGCCGGCTCGCTGATATGAACCTTGAAGCAGTCGTTGAGGACACGCGGGATCAACCACTCGTCGCCTGCGGCGATATCGGTACCCAGGGCGATGTTCACGCCGGCATCGGCGGTGCGTCGCCACGGCATGGTGCCCGACCCGAGGAACAATTGCGAGGTCGGACAATGTGCCACCGAGCTCCCGGTCTCGGCCAACCGGGCAAGTTCGCTCTGGCTGCAGTGCACGGCATGCGCGAAGACACTTCGTCTGCCCAACAACGACCGAGCGCCACCCGTGAGCCGCCCGTCGTAGGTATCCAGGTAATCTCGCACACCGAAACTGGAACGGACAGAATCAATTTCGGCTGCATTCTCGGAAAGATGGGTATGAAAGTAGACACCACTACCCCGCACCGAGTCATAGAGCTCGCCCAGTCCGTGCAGGGTGGCGGCAGTGACCGACAGCGCAAAACGCGGTATCACCGCGACACCGGCCAGTCCGGATCCGGCGCCGTGCCAACGCCGGATCTCGCTGTCGGTCAGCGTGATCGCGGCATCCTCGGTGGTGATCAGCGGCGCCGCCGCATCCGGTCCCACCGTCTGGATGCCCCGCCCCGACACCGTGCGCAGACCGGTGCGGCAGGACTCCTCGAAGAGCGCGTCCTGGGCCTCGGGGAACGCCGAGCCGAACACCATTGCGGTGGTGGTGCCGACCGCGATCCGGCGCGCGCAGAAATCGCCGGCCACAGCACGTGCATACTCGGCGTCGGCCAGCATCGCCTCGGCAGGAAAGATGCAGCGCTGCAACCAGTCCAACAGCTGCCCGCCGCCGTAGGAGTCGGTGCAGCGGGTCTGAGGGAAGTGCAGGTGTGTGTCGACGAATCCCGGCAGCAGGAAGCCCGGACGGCAGTCCACGACCGTGGCCTCGGCATACGTGGCCGGCAACCGGTCGTATCGGCCGCTGAAGCCGATGGTTCCGGTATCGTCCACCGCGAGCACGCCGTCGGGAATGCTCACCAGGTGGTCCCGTGCCTGCATCAACTCTGGTGACCCGCCGATGTGCATCAGGTGTCCGCGGTACACACGCATCCTCTGATTGTCACAGTGTCTGCACGACTGCGCAGTTCGATGGTTTCGGGCTGCGCGGCCACCATGTTGCCCTTAGGGTCGTCAGATGGACCTCAACAGCGTCGAGGCGGTGCGCACGCCCGCCCGCCGCGATGAGGTGTGGCCACTGAGGTCGACCGACGCCATCCTGGCCGGCGGGACCTGGCTGTTCTCCGAACCACAGCCCGCCGTGTCCCGCCTTGTCGACATCACCGGACTGGGATGGGCACCGGTCACGCTGAGCGAGGAGGGAGTGGAACTCGCGGCGACGTGTACGGTCGCCGAACTCGGCGGGCTCTCGAAGCTGCTGCCGTCCGCCCGACCGCACTGGATCGCGGCTCCGCTGTTCGCGCAATGCTGCACCGCGTTGTTGGCCTCGGCCAAGATCTGGCGCACCGCCACCATGGGCGGCAACATCTGCCTGTCCTTTCCCGCCGGGGCGATGATCTCCCTGGTCTCCGCCCTCGACGGCACCGTCACCGTATGGTGCGCCGATGGGTCCGATCGCGTCCTACCGATCACCGACTTCGTCACCGGCGACTCCCGCAATGCACTACAACCGGGAGATCTCCTGCGCTCGGTCCAGATTCCTGCCCACTCGCTCGCCGCGCGCACCGCCTATCGCAAGCTCGCCCCGTCACCACTGGGCCGGTCCAGCGCCGTGGTCATCGGACGGCGCCACGCCGACGGGGAGTTCGTGGTCTCCGTCACCGCAGCGACGGTGCGCCCGCTGGTGTTCCGCTTCGACACCCTGCCCACCGCCGCCCATCTGCGTGACGCGCTGGGGGGAATCGCCGAGCAGGACATCACCCGCGATGTGCACGGTGATCCGGACTGGCGGCGGGCGGTGACGTTGACCCTGGCCGAACAGATTCGTACCGAGCTGACATGAAGGTCACGGTCAACGGCAACGACTGCACCGACACCGCGCGCCCCGGCCAGTGTCTGCGTACCTACCTGCGCGAGCATGGCCACTTCGAGGTGAAGAAGGGCTGCGATGCCGGCGACTGCGGGGCCTGTTCGGTGCTGGTGGACGGTGATCCCGTGCACTCCTGTGTGTTTCCCGCCTTCCGGGCTGACGGACGCCACGTCACCACCGTCGCGGGGCTGGGCACACCGGAGAACCTGCATCCGGTACAGCGACGTTTTCTGGAAGCCGCGGGATTCCAGTGCGGATTCTGCACCGCGG
The sequence above is drawn from the Mycolicibacterium neoaurum VKM Ac-1815D genome and encodes:
- the uraD gene encoding 2-oxo-4-hydroxy-4-carboxy-5-ureidoimidazoline decarboxylase; the encoded protein is MKAIGLANFNSLSERGQMHLLFEVCSSTIWARRVLAAAPFRDADALYDRADRILAELPDAEIDAALDGHPRIGARADNPSSAREQARVADADDSVKAALAQKNREYEQRFGYVYLVCASGRSAEELLDILTDRLANDPVTERRVMRNELAKINRLRLERLLSEPT
- a CDS encoding CoA transferase subunit A, whose protein sequence is MTDKRTTLDEAVASVESGMTIGIGGWGSRRKPMAFIRALLRTDVKDLTVVTYGGPDLGLLCSADKVKRVYYGFVSLDSPPFYDPWFAKARTSGAVEAREMDEGMLRCGLQAAAQRLPFLPIRAGLGSDVRTFWGDELKTVKSPYDDQELIAMPALNLDAAFVHMNIGDARGNAAYTGIDPYFDDLFLMSATRRFLSVEKVVSTEELVKSTVPQQQLINRMMVDVVVEAPNGAHFTTNEPDYRRDEKFQRHYAEAAGSDETWAEFVQTYLSGSEADYQAAVRKFADERSREERVKEDQA
- the ipdB gene encoding cholesterol ring-cleaving hydrolase subunit IpdB, translated to MMSVTRAEVCAVACAELFRDAGEIMVSPMTTLVQIGARLARLTFAPEIVLTDGEARMIADTPAIGAPAAIEGWMPFNRVFETLAWGRRHVVMGANQIDRYGNQNLSAFGPIQHPTRQMFGVRGAPGNSINHATSYFVGNHSARVFTESVDIVSGIGWDKIDPANPAFRFANIHRVVSNLGVFDFNGPDRQMRAVSLHPGVDADQVAENTSFEVHGLAEAETTRLPNAEEQRLLREVIDPKSLRDKEVRV
- the uraH gene encoding hydroxyisourate hydrolase is translated as MTLSTHVLDATTGTPAAGVAVTLTAAGTVVADGITDSDGRIPEFGGELAAGVYRLHFDTAAYFAAEGLVGFYPEVVIAFEITELSGHYHVPLLLSPYAYSTYRGS
- a CDS encoding SDR family oxidoreductase is translated as MTDAAGIDLQLGGRVVLVTGGVRGVGAGISEVFAGQGATVITCARRPVEGSPYEFHSCDIRDDTAVQALIDAIVTTHGRLDVVVNNAGGSPYVPAADASAKFSTKIIELNLIGALSVSTHANTVMQRQETGGTIVNISSVSGHRPTPGTAAYGAAKAGIDNLTTTLAVEWAPKVRVNSVVVGMVETEQADLFYGDAESIAAISANVPLRRLAKPADIGWAAAFLASPAASYISGAALAVHGGGEPPHYLSTTTADIKK
- the ipdC gene encoding (3aS,4S,5R,7aS)-5-hydroxy-7a-methyl-1-oxo-octahydro-1H-indene-4-carboxyl-CoA dehydrogenase — protein: MATLSTALTELVGIEHPVVQTGMGWVAGARLVAATSNAGGLGILASATMTLAELQTAVTKVKATTDKPFGINIRADAGDANDRVDLLIREGVKVASFALAPKPDLIARLKDAGVVVIPSVGLAKHAKKVAGWGADAVIVQGGEGGGHTGPIATTLLLPSVLDAVADTGMPVIAAGGFFDGRGLAAALSYGAAGVAMGTRFLLTSDSTVPEAVKQRYLQAALDGTVVSTRVDGMPHRVLRTGLVDKLENGSPVRGLAAAVGNAQKFKKMSQMSWRSMITDGLAMRHGKDLTWSQVIMAANTPMLLKAGLVEGNTEAGVLASGQVTGILDDLPSCAELVPRIVDEAVARLTAAAAFIRP
- a CDS encoding NDMA-dependent alcohol dehydrogenase translates to MKMDAAVLSEINGDWSIEQVDLDPPQEGEVLVSFEATGLCHSDHHPRTGDFPVPFPVIGGHEGAGIVQEVGPGVRDLKPGDHVVASFLPACGKCRWCASGQQNLCDLGAMLLAGTQLDGTFRRHIGDQGIYVALLLGTFAQYGVVSDASLVKIDDDLPLNRACLLGCGITTGWGSAVNTAEVAPGDTVVVIGVGGVGAGAIQGARIAGAAHIIAVDLVAEKSAKATELGATHFVTSFEEATALAAELTKGVMADSAILTVGLVEGQMIGSALDMVRKGGAVVLTGIASMTDVTPTLPMAMFTLFQKRLLGSLYGEANPRADIPKLLSLYRDGQLLLDESVTTEYKLGDINVAFDDMLAGHNIRGVILHDH
- a CDS encoding solute carrier family 23 protein, with translation MSAPTKSQRKRVHPVDEVLPLPKLATYGFQHVVAFYAGAVLVPILIANALGLSREELVMLITADLFTCGIASIIQAVGFKNVGVRLPLLQGVTFAGVAPIIAIGLAHGGGTASLLYVYGAVIVAGVFTFLIAPVFVRLLTFFPPVVTGTLITIIGLCLVPIGALDAVTNPATHEPDPGNLRWVLYALGTIAVIVTIQRLFRGFMSTIAVLLGLVAGCAVAYALGDMNFDRVGEAAMFGFTPPFAFGMPKFDIIAIITMIIVMMIIAVESTGSTIATGEIVGKRVRPSDIGNVLRADGVATTIGGIFNSFPYTAFSENVGLVRLTGVKSRWVVAAAGAIMILLGFLPKVAAIVASIPNPVLGGAALTLFATVAVVGIQTLGKVDFTDHRNVIIVTTSLALALLVTSYPAISSTLPAGLDILFGSGISTGAITAIALNIVFFHLGKKGPRVAGSGSITLDEVNTMTRERFTEVFGHVVQGVGWAADRAFDQRPFADTAALREAFQDAVLTGNTEQQQEMLDSFPDLGAEDETGQVLAVDHVALSNLDSDDHQDVVSLAAAYREHFGFPLIICARETERFDRVLRNGWARMDNSVSTERAYALIEVAKIVNYRFTDLVADANPIAAARFGRLNDLP
- the echA20 gene encoding (7aS)-7a-methyl-1,5-dioxo-2,3,5,6,7,7a-hexahydro-1H-indene-carboxyl-CoA hydrolase → MITTTTVEPGIVSVTVNYPPVNAIPSQGWFELGDAITAAGRDRSTHVVILRAEGRGFNAGVDIKEMQNTDGFTALIDANRGCYHAFKAVYECEVPVVAAVNGFCVGGGIGLVGNADVIVASDDAKFGLPEVERGALGAATHLSRLVPQHLMRRLFFTAATVPAETLHHFGSVHEVVPRDDLDEAALRVARDIAAKDTRVIRAAKEALNFIDVQPVNARYRMEQGFTFELNLAGVSDEHRDAFAGTDKGSK